A genome region from Sphingomonas sp. BGYR3 includes the following:
- the argB gene encoding acetylglutamate kinase gives MTDNAPDPAMLAKAETLVEALPYLQRYAGETFVIKYGGHAMGDPEAQRDFAEDVVLLKAVGINPVVVHGGGPQIGRMLKQLGIESQFVGGLRVTDAATAEVAEMVLAGKINKEIVSWIAALGGRAVGISGKDANLVLAEKVSRTEPDPNSGIERHVDLGFVGEPVSVDPTILRNLAGDHYIPVVAPVALGADGATYNINADTMAGAIAGALGAKRFFLLTDVAGVLDKDKHLMTDLDRVGIEALKADGTISGGMIPKVDTCIAAVEAGVEAAVILDGRVPHAMLLEIFTRRGAGTLVRR, from the coding sequence ATGACCGACAACGCACCCGATCCGGCGATGCTCGCCAAGGCCGAAACGCTGGTCGAGGCGCTGCCCTATCTGCAGCGTTACGCCGGTGAGACGTTCGTGATCAAATATGGCGGCCATGCCATGGGTGATCCAGAGGCGCAGCGCGATTTTGCCGAGGACGTGGTGCTGCTGAAAGCGGTCGGCATCAATCCCGTCGTCGTGCATGGCGGCGGGCCGCAGATCGGCCGGATGCTGAAACAGCTGGGCATCGAATCCCAGTTTGTCGGCGGCCTGCGCGTCACCGATGCCGCCACCGCCGAGGTCGCGGAAATGGTGCTGGCGGGCAAGATCAACAAGGAAATCGTCAGCTGGATCGCGGCGCTGGGCGGCCGGGCGGTCGGCATTTCAGGCAAGGACGCCAATCTGGTGCTGGCCGAAAAGGTCAGCCGTACCGAACCCGACCCCAATTCGGGTATCGAACGGCATGTCGACCTGGGCTTTGTCGGCGAACCGGTGTCGGTGGACCCGACGATCCTGCGCAACCTGGCCGGGGATCACTATATCCCCGTGGTCGCCCCGGTGGCGCTGGGCGCTGATGGCGCGACGTACAACATCAACGCCGATACCATGGCGGGCGCGATCGCCGGCGCGCTGGGGGCCAAGCGGTTCTTCCTGCTGACCGACGTGGCCGGCGTGCTGGACAAGGACAAGCACCTGATGACCGACCTGGACCGGGTGGGGATCGAGGCGCTGAAGGCCGATGGCACGATTTCGGGGGGCATGATCCCGAAAGTCGATACCTGCATCGCCGCGGTCGAGGCGGGCGTGGAGGCGGCGGTCATCCTTGATGGCCGCGTGCCGCACGCCATGCTGCTGGAAATCTTTACGCGCAGGGGTGCGGGCACGCTCGTCCGCCGCTAG